From Desulfuromonas sp. KJ2020, one genomic window encodes:
- a CDS encoding tetratricopeptide repeat protein, with translation MDNAMNMEERLLEKGEFFFAKGSLDLAVQMFREVLDLNPRRKEAHNNLGCVFFQQGVMDKAEESLLRAYAQDCDYLNAAENLAELYKQMKNYRRELFFRQEAVKIEQDNPSRWNALALCWLELGNAAEVQRAFEKSLSLDGGQAQIRDLLAELASMNKEAAAV, from the coding sequence ATGGATAACGCGATGAACATGGAAGAAAGGCTGTTGGAAAAAGGCGAATTCTTTTTCGCAAAGGGCTCCCTCGACCTGGCTGTGCAGATGTTTCGTGAGGTGTTGGATCTGAACCCCCGCCGCAAAGAGGCGCATAATAACCTGGGCTGCGTTTTCTTTCAGCAGGGAGTGATGGACAAGGCCGAAGAGAGTCTGCTCAGGGCTTACGCCCAGGACTGCGATTATCTTAATGCTGCCGAAAACCTGGCGGAGCTGTATAAGCAGATGAAAAATTACCGCCGTGAACTCTTTTTTCGCCAGGAGGCGGTCAAGATCGAGCAGGATAACCCTTCCCGCTGGAATGCTTTGGCACTCTGCTGGCTGGAACTGGGAAATGCCGCCGAGGTGCAGAGGGCTTTTGAGAAATCCCTTTCTCTCGATGGTGGACAGGCGCAGATTCGTGACCTTCTTGCCGAGCTAGCTTCGATGAATAAGGAAGCTGCCGCAGTCTGA
- a CDS encoding PilZ domain-containing protein, whose translation MSSLTLLSHLQDSKVVRVFVPLKNGDRKRLDGVAKVVNDTLVEVSFLPDQLPVSDIEILQKALISLDTGDGTLSLNCSIEKIVSDEKLLLMATESISHEQKREWFRVDGNFAVKYWPVTEKGAPSGDTATGETIDISGGGVRLAVKECLPVRTRLRMEIEMAEHGEKVTCIGRVMRVIRTFSGRSQMGVQFEDMENEERDKIVAFCLAEQRRQLRLKVQVVGTV comes from the coding sequence GTGTCCTCCTTAACGCTTCTCAGCCATTTGCAAGACTCCAAGGTCGTGCGTGTCTTCGTGCCGCTGAAAAACGGTGACCGCAAACGCCTGGACGGTGTAGCCAAGGTCGTCAACGACACCCTGGTCGAAGTCAGCTTCCTGCCCGATCAACTTCCAGTCTCTGATATTGAAATCCTTCAAAAGGCCTTGATCTCTCTCGATACAGGCGATGGTACCCTTTCGTTAAACTGCTCGATCGAGAAGATCGTCAGTGACGAGAAGCTCTTGCTGATGGCGACCGAATCAATCAGCCATGAGCAAAAACGCGAATGGTTTCGGGTGGATGGGAACTTCGCCGTCAAGTACTGGCCGGTCACGGAAAAAGGGGCCCCAAGCGGTGATACCGCCACGGGAGAGACCATCGATATCAGCGGCGGTGGCGTGCGTCTGGCGGTCAAAGAGTGTCTGCCGGTACGAACCCGTCTGCGCATGGAGATCGAGATGGCAGAGCATGGCGAGAAAGTCACCTGCATCGGGCGCGTCATGCGCGTGATCCGCACCTTCAGCGGTCGTTCGCAGATGGGGGTGCAGTTTGAGGATATGGAGAATGAGGAGAGGGATAAGATCGTCGCCTTCTGCCTGGCCGAGCAGCGGCGGCAGTTGCGCCTGAAGGTGCAGGTGGTGGGGACGGTTTAG
- a CDS encoding flagellar protein FlaG — protein MRVESVAAQGTSPFKEQETLATQKVERQSARDSSSSPDDKQKVPPEEVLTKIKELTQDGAYSVRFEMDDATQKLIIRLVDPATGEMIRQIPPEEILGNVKHLKTLRGNLVDSAS, from the coding sequence ATGAGAGTTGAATCTGTTGCCGCCCAAGGCACATCCCCATTCAAGGAACAGGAGACCCTTGCAACTCAGAAGGTCGAGCGGCAAAGCGCCAGGGACTCCAGCTCGTCTCCTGATGATAAGCAGAAGGTGCCGCCTGAGGAAGTTCTGACCAAGATCAAGGAATTGACTCAGGACGGTGCCTACAGTGTGCGCTTTGAAATGGATGACGCGACCCAAAAGCTGATTATCCGGCTTGTCGATCCGGCTACCGGCGAAATGATCCGACAGATCCCGCCCGAGGAAATCCTTGGTAACGTCAAACATCTGAAGACCCTGCGAGGCAATCTGGTCGATTCGGCCAGCTAA
- the fliS gene encoding flagellar export chaperone FliS, with protein MNAYFNQYQNTQVSTASREQILLMLYDGAIRFVRQAEEAMAAKNFSQKTVMINKAMAIITEFSATLDFEVGGDIAHNLYALYDYMNRELVKGNVSNDPAHLQIVLKLLTELRETWAEAVEIYRKEKAAEKNAAVSSQAGAGEGRTLAVSL; from the coding sequence ATGAACGCCTATTTCAACCAATATCAGAATACCCAGGTTTCGACAGCCTCGCGCGAGCAGATCCTTCTTATGCTATACGATGGTGCGATCCGCTTTGTGCGTCAGGCCGAAGAGGCCATGGCGGCGAAGAATTTCAGCCAAAAAACGGTTATGATCAACAAGGCCATGGCGATCATCACCGAATTTTCGGCAACCCTTGATTTTGAGGTTGGTGGGGACATTGCGCATAATCTTTACGCCTTGTACGACTACATGAACCGGGAGCTGGTCAAAGGGAATGTCTCCAATGACCCGGCTCATCTGCAGATTGTCCTCAAACTTTTAACGGAGTTGCGGGAAACTTGGGCTGAGGCCGTCGAAATCTACCGGAAAGAGAAAGCGGCTGAAAAAAATGCCGCGGTTTCCTCTCAGGCAGGTGCCGGAGAGGGGCGAACCCTCGCCGTGTCACTGTAG
- the fliD gene encoding flagellar filament capping protein FliD, whose protein sequence is MSITFGGLATGLDTNAIIDALMQIERRPIDRLEREQSYLKSRLDAFKSFDGILAKLQSKFEALDSQDEVRSYAAKAGTDEFFGVSTSGTAIPGNYQIEVQNLAQLQKDVSGGYASSTEPAFGQGAITINGVDITYDGDSLSSLVDKINLANTGDTPTGVSASIINDGVTGYRMVLTGDDASTSFTVSGNETTAGTYAAPIFTNVQSAMQASILVDNIQIKSDTNTFDEAIPGITLDLTKANAVGEKTSLNVTVDKEAVKTKINDFVKAYNEVFDFIARQSESDWGKDSSFRSVKRRLQDLLTTPVGVSGSYTMLSQLGLKTERDGTLTVSDAQLTEAIDNDLDGIAKLLAGETGVDGISTLFKGYLDSMTDSSDGIYASRKETTDSSLRRIDLNILRLEDRLEQKEKNLRAQYSALEELVSVMNSQSAYLSQQLSALNVRA, encoded by the coding sequence ATGTCCATTACTTTCGGCGGATTGGCCACGGGCCTGGATACAAATGCCATCATCGATGCGTTGATGCAAATCGAACGCAGGCCGATCGATCGTCTGGAGCGTGAGCAGAGCTACCTCAAAAGCCGCCTGGATGCCTTTAAAAGTTTTGACGGCATTCTGGCGAAGCTGCAGAGTAAATTTGAGGCCTTGGATTCTCAGGACGAAGTCCGTTCCTATGCCGCCAAAGCCGGCACCGACGAATTTTTCGGCGTGTCAACCTCCGGCACGGCGATTCCGGGCAACTACCAGATCGAAGTCCAGAACCTTGCTCAGTTGCAAAAAGATGTCAGTGGCGGATATGCCAGTTCGACGGAACCAGCGTTCGGGCAAGGTGCAATCACCATCAATGGCGTTGATATCACCTATGACGGTGATTCCCTCAGCAGCTTGGTGGATAAGATCAATCTGGCCAATACGGGGGATACGCCGACGGGTGTTTCTGCCTCGATCATCAACGACGGGGTTACCGGCTACCGCATGGTCCTGACGGGGGATGACGCCTCCACCAGCTTTACGGTGAGCGGGAATGAGACAACGGCGGGAACGTACGCAGCCCCGATTTTTACCAATGTTCAATCGGCCATGCAGGCGTCCATTCTGGTCGACAATATCCAGATCAAAAGTGACACGAATACTTTTGATGAGGCGATTCCCGGCATCACCCTCGATTTGACCAAAGCCAACGCCGTTGGCGAGAAAACCAGCCTCAATGTCACCGTTGACAAAGAAGCGGTTAAAACCAAAATCAACGATTTTGTCAAAGCCTATAATGAGGTGTTTGATTTTATCGCTCGGCAATCCGAGTCCGATTGGGGCAAAGATTCCAGTTTCCGCAGCGTCAAGCGTCGCCTTCAGGATTTGCTTACGACGCCAGTCGGCGTTTCGGGAAGCTATACCATGCTGTCTCAGTTGGGCCTCAAAACCGAACGAGACGGTACTCTGACGGTCAGCGATGCGCAGTTGACCGAAGCGATCGATAATGACCTCGACGGAATCGCCAAATTGCTGGCCGGAGAGACCGGTGTCGATGGAATCAGCACCTTGTTCAAAGGTTATCTGGACAGCATGACCGACAGTTCTGATGGGATTTACGCCAGTCGCAAGGAGACCACGGATAGCAGTCTCCGGCGCATCGACCTCAATATTCTGAGGCTTGAGGACCGCCTTGAGCAAAAAGAGAAAAACCTTCGGGCCCAGTACAGCGCGTTGGAGGAGCTCGTTTCGGTAATGAACTCGCAAAGTGCGTATCTGTCCCAGCAACTGAGTGCCTTGAACGTTAGAGCCTAA
- a CDS encoding flagellin domain-containing protein, producing the protein MALVINSNIGSLNAQRNLNSTSKGMNTAMQRLSSGLRINSAKDDAAGLAISDRMTAQIRGLNQAARNANDGISLAQTAEGALSETTNILQRMRELSVQSANATNSSSDRTSLDAEFKQLISEIDRIATDTTFNNTKLLDGSFTSQAFQVGANSGQTISVSVAGATASTLGVGSLAVTSASGASAAIGAIDTAIASVDSIRGNLGAVQNRFESTIANLQNVSENVSAARSRILDADIASETSNMTKYNILQQAGVSILAQANQTPQLALSLLG; encoded by the coding sequence ATGGCACTCGTAATCAACAGCAATATCGGTTCTCTTAACGCACAACGTAACCTGAACTCGACGTCTAAAGGCATGAACACTGCTATGCAGCGCCTGTCTTCGGGTTTGCGTATCAACAGCGCCAAGGACGACGCCGCCGGTCTGGCCATTTCCGACCGCATGACCGCCCAGATCCGCGGTCTGAACCAGGCTGCCCGTAACGCCAACGACGGTATCTCTCTGGCTCAAACTGCTGAGGGCGCGCTCTCTGAGACCACCAACATCCTGCAGCGTATGCGCGAACTGTCTGTTCAGTCGGCCAACGCCACCAACTCCAGCTCGGACCGCACTTCTCTCGACGCTGAATTCAAGCAGCTGATCTCTGAAATTGATCGGATCGCTACCGACACCACCTTCAACAACACCAAGCTGCTCGATGGCTCTTTCACTAGCCAGGCTTTCCAGGTTGGCGCTAACTCCGGTCAGACCATTTCGGTCAGCGTAGCCGGTGCGACCGCTTCTACCCTGGGTGTCGGCTCCTTGGCCGTTACTTCAGCCTCTGGCGCCAGCGCAGCAATCGGTGCCATTGACACGGCCATTGCCAGCGTGGACAGCATCCGCGGCAATCTCGGTGCGGTGCAGAATCGCTTCGAGTCGACTATCGCCAACCTGCAGAACGTGTCTGAGAACGTCTCCGCCGCCCGTTCCCGTATCCTCGATGCGGACATCGCGTCTGAAACGTCCAACATGACCAAGTACAATATCCTGCAGCAGGCAGGGGTTTCGATCCTGGCTCAGGCCAACCAGACTCCTCAGTTGGCCCTGTCTCTCCTCGGCTAA
- a CDS encoding glycosyltransferase family 2 protein, producing the protein MSAGAESINPGLSVVMIGRNEATSLRQAIIPALQLADEVVFVDTGSNDSSAALAEALGARVFFFAWCDDFSRAKNFAVEQARHDWILNMDCDESIDVRQARKILQEALSREDEQAYQIRIDNVRDNGDCLPSSALRLFRNDKRIRFANPIHESVGESLYRHWPDRRPPELPLRLMHWGYSETSTAEKTDRNWRVLQQWLEREPENIFANFKAGQTLRGKGEIAEAATRFGRAFHQLLQDPQRGTYPYWPDLVQQYLECLMATGSGAEAAKVQSLVAVL; encoded by the coding sequence ATGAGCGCCGGTGCTGAGTCAATCAATCCGGGGCTGTCGGTGGTGATGATCGGCCGCAATGAGGCCACTTCTCTGAGGCAGGCCATTATTCCGGCCTTGCAGCTGGCGGACGAAGTGGTCTTTGTCGATACCGGCTCCAACGATTCTTCGGCCGCCCTAGCTGAGGCGCTTGGAGCGCGGGTCTTTTTCTTCGCCTGGTGCGACGATTTTTCCCGGGCCAAGAATTTTGCCGTCGAGCAGGCTCGTCATGACTGGATTCTCAATATGGACTGCGATGAAAGCATCGATGTGCGACAAGCTCGGAAAATTCTTCAGGAAGCGCTGAGTCGCGAAGATGAGCAGGCTTACCAAATCCGCATTGATAATGTGCGTGACAACGGAGATTGCCTGCCCTCCTCGGCGCTACGTCTTTTTCGCAATGATAAGCGCATCCGCTTTGCTAATCCCATTCACGAGTCGGTGGGCGAATCGCTGTATCGGCATTGGCCCGACCGCCGACCCCCGGAGTTGCCATTGCGATTGATGCACTGGGGATACAGCGAGACCAGCACGGCGGAGAAGACCGACAGGAACTGGCGGGTACTGCAGCAGTGGCTGGAACGTGAACCGGAAAATATATTCGCCAATTTCAAAGCCGGCCAGACTTTACGGGGAAAAGGGGAGATAGCAGAAGCGGCAACAAGGTTCGGTCGAGCCTTCCACCAGCTCCTGCAGGATCCCCAACGCGGAACCTACCCCTACTGGCCGGACTTGGTGCAGCAGTACCTTGAATGCCTCATGGCCACGGGCTCTGGAGCAGAAGCGGCGAAGGTCCAAAGCCTGGTGGCGGTTTTGTAA